The genomic stretch gTACTGTATACCTTGGCCCGTCAATGCCTGTTCCAAGCGCTGCTCTGCTATCGCTTCAGGTTTCCTTCGCCGGCTGGCCACCCAGACGCAGGGTTGCTCTGCTGTCACACAATTCTGGGCGATTCCCCCTAGCCTTCCTCGCGCTCACCAGGCAAATAAGTAGTCCTGCCACCCccttcctgctgctgcttccctcctcctcctacTTTCTTCACACACGCTTGACCAGCGCCCATTTTCATACACATCCGAAAGGCTTTTTTCTGGatccttcttttttaatacCCTTTGTTTGTTTCGCGCTTTAAGATACCCAAAACTCTCTTTTTTCTAATCCAGAATGGCTGAGGAACACAAGCCCGTTGACGTCGCCGCCCCGGTGGCTGAGGAGGTCGCTGCTCCCGCTCCCGTCGTTGTCGCCGAGGAGGCCCCCGTTGTCGAGACCGCTATCCCTGTTGTCGAGGACAAGCCCGCTGAGGAGACGAAGCCCGCCGAGACTGAGGAGGCCgctgaggctgccaaggaggaggacaagaaggaggaggagcccgCCAAGCCCATTGAGGAGGGCTTCCTGGGACACAAGGCTCAGGGCGCCAGCTTCCCCAAGTGAGTACAGCGCATTATATCGCAACTTGCGGGATTCGCGAGCAACAGACGCTAACCACCATCGTCACAGGAACCTGATTGCCAGcaaggccttcttcttcttcggcgccGAGTCCGTCGAGGCTGATGTCCTCGCCGCCTACAAGAGGGCTGAGAAGCACGCCGAGGTTGCCCAGCACAACATTGCCTGGGCTGCTCACACCGGCAAGGgtcttcttttcattggTGACAAGAAGGCTCCCCACGGCGTCATCAACCTGGTAAGCAATCATCGCGAGATTGTCGAATACATGTGTCGATACGCGAGAGGCTAACTCGAGAAATTGTAGGCTGATGCCACTGAGCCCGAGACCGATGGCTCCCACAAGTTCCACCTCACCGCCAAGGGCAACAAGCACAGCTTCAaggctgcctctgccgctgaGCGCGACAACTGGGTCGCCCAActgaaggagaagattgctgaggccaaggagctcgcCACTGCTGTTACCGAGTCTGAGGTTTACAAGCAGACCATTGAGAGCTTCAAGCCTGCCcccaaggaggagaagactgAGGCCcccaaggaggaggctgccCCTGTCGAGGAGGCTGCTGTCCCTGCTGAGGAGACCGCTGCCAAGACTgaggaggctgccaaggaggagcccgtcaaggatgagctcaaggtcaaggacaACGAGCGCCGCTCTGCTAGCCGCAAGCGCACTTctttcttcggcttcggcaagaaggaggagaagaaggaggaagccAAGACTGAGGAGACCCCCGCCACTGAGACTCCCGCCGTCGTTGAGCCCGTCCCCGAGGTTGAGGCCCCTGCCACCGAAGAGGTCCCCGTTGCTGAGCCCGCCGTTGAGGGTGAGACCAAGGCCAGCGAGGAGCTCCAGCCTGAGTCCCCCAAGGAGAAGCCTACCGTCAACAAGCGCACCAGCTTCTTCGGCAACGTCTTCTctaagaaggagaagaaggctgctgaggccAAGCCCGAGATTGAGTCTCccaaggaggaagaggtcCCCGCCGCTGAGACTGCTCCCGTCATCCCCCCCGTTGAGGCCACCACCCCCTTGGCCGTCGACGTTGCCAGCCCCGCCACCGTCCCTACTGAGACCACCGAGGTTGCTGCCACCAACGGcgatgccaagaaggagaaggagaagcgcAAGTCTTCTCTACCCTTCAACTTTGGCAAGCGCGACAAGTCTCCCGGCCCCGCTGCCGAGggcgacgagaagaagggcgcGTTCTCCAAGCTCCGTGCTAccatcaagggcaagggagcCGCCAAGTCTGACGAGAAGGCCAttgaggaggccaaggaggaggatgccatcaaggaggaggagaccCCCGCCACCGAGGAGGCTGCCAAGACTGAGGAGGCTgtcaaggaggaggctgccGCCACCGAGGAAGCCCCCAAGCctgtcgaggccgaggctgagaaCAAGCCCGAGGACATCACCACCGCTACTCCCGCCGTCATTGCGGCCGCTTAGAGAACTCGCTGACAGCGAGTGTTTTTTTAACGGCTTTAAACACTTTGCAAAACTTTCCTTGATATAATTGTtgcgaaaagaaaacacgCATGAGAGGACTGGGAATGGAAGGATCTGCATTTCTTCAAGATACCAAGATACCCTGTCGAGACTGCTTTCACTGATACCACTTttcattttgtttttgcaCGTCAAATGGACGAGAATTCACTATTAAAAAACTTGAAAAAACTCATGTTGCTAGTATACAGCATTCGCGTTCTGCTTTGTTCGATACCCGAGAGGAGGagataattaataactaatatacaAATGATGTTTGTTGAGATATATTTCAATTTGTCATGTGAAGTCAATTGATGTTGGATGATGCAATACAGCTTTTTCCACaatatttctttctttcttttctttccttttctctcctcgctTTTCTTTCCAAACTAACCATTTCAGCCTTGTGGATACTAAAACGAAAATTTTATACCATGTTACAgccttctctttgcttttccaaAGACATGTGAAGTTTCTGAGAGAGATGTGATGCTAAGCTCACCAATGACTCATTACTGTTTcaactaaaaaaaaaaaaaaaaaaggccgggCTCTTTTTAATCCACCACTCAATGTTCTTTTTAGGTCCAAGCTGTGCAAGGCTTTTTGGCTCTAGTTGAAACGGAGAATCACGGTATTCGGAGATTTTGGCGTGACGTTACTTGAGCTGCCGTGGCGAAACAACGGCATGTCCGAGAAGGAGAAACATGTTTTctacttatttttttcttcttccttttcttcttcttcttttttttttaaacctTTGCCtctaaaaaagaaaaaggactGTTGAACAGGTGGAGGCCTAACTGAAAGAGGAGGTAGCTTGGGGTGTTGATGATATTGCTACTAGCTACTTGATTCCATTGTGTTATACAAATAAACAATATATAGAATGAAAGATTTCATCTCATTCAACCATATGTACAAAGTATCAGTTTAGTTAAATGTATCTATGAGTAGTGCCGTACAGACTTTGAGATTCTACTGCTATTAATACTAGTAACTGTCTGATTCCCTTGTGTTATGCAAATGGACAATACCTAACGTGACTAACTTTTTCCATTCAATTCAATAGAAATAAGTATCAATTCAGTTAATTGTTGAATTCTtctgcatcatcagcatTACAGGTGCCTCAGATAATGTATATCCTCTCATTCTTGATGACATCGAGGTCTCTTGGCGAGATAGATCCCATCCTCTTCCACACTGGAGACTGATCGCTTCTGCACTTGAACCATTTCGCGAGTCTGCATATCCAAGTTGGGTATTCGGAGCAGAAAGAATTTGGtatatgcagcagcagtggcagctgCATACTTGTGCCACTCGTCATTCTTGTGCGAGTCGGCATAGTCGCATATTCCCCGAATCACCAAACATTTTCCAGTCACCATCACACCAGCGCCTTCCATTTCAAAGCATAAAACATTCATTTCAGCACCAATGCGGTCCCGAGTCACTGCATCTTTTATAACCTGGTTCCCAGAGGCAATAAAGCCGTAATGAATATGCGGTCCAGGAGGCCGGGGCTTCTTGGGGACATGGGGACCCTTGCAGTTTTCGCACGTCTTTTGTCCATATTCGTGTTCGGCTATAGCGTAGAATAGTGTATCCCGATCTTCTCCAGGGCTTTGGTATTCAGGCTCCAGATTGACTATATCTTGTATGTGTGCCTCTAGGATATTGTGGGTGACGCTTTTATCAGATTGCACCGAACTAATTGCAGTCAGCATCGAGGGAGCGGGACGTTGCGGTAATCCTGTGCTCGTAATCCTGGAGTCCTTTTGCATCACTTTGCCCATATCGTGTTGAATGACGCCAGTGCTGACCACGACATCACCCAGTCGGATATCATGGTTCTCTGAGGGTATTCCTCCACCAATTCCGACAACGAAATACCATTTCACCGCAGGAAAACTTTTCTCGATGTCTGAGGCGACTCTTGAAGCGGCATTCATGCCATACTCTTGGACTGGTAGACAAGCCGCAACCACGTAATGGGTTCCCAAACGGCCAAGATTGTAGGTATTAGCATCACTCTCCTGCTTTGGTAAATTTTGATGGATTTCGTCGAATAGAGTGCGGATGGCCTTTAACTCTTCTGGCAGAGCACAAATGATAGCAACCTTGTAGTGTTTGTGTTCAAAGAAATGGTCATCCTGCCTGGCATACTGTGACTCATGAGCGGTGGATGAGCGAAGACTCAAGCCAATCCCGCTGTCAGGAGGGGAGTCATCGTCCGATTCTTCATCCGTCAACGGAAGTTCTCCCTTTTCGGGGTCTCCAAAGTCGTTCCATATCCATTTTATGCCCGTGCTATGACCAAATACCACGGCTCCACTGTCTTTTAGCAACGGGGAAGTGCTTGGAAGCAAACTTCGGCTTATTTCCTTCGGCGATATAACTTTTGCCCATATATCTCTTGGCCACATAACCTGAGCTCGCTCGCAATGCGTCTCTTCAAGAATGCTGCAGCCACATCGTGTATTCAACGCCATGTTATAAGGATGCCAGACAAGTGAATTTGTTAACCGTGGGGGATTCGCTCTTGGATTTCCCATGCGCTTCATAATCGTGTTCAGATCCTCTGCACTAGCAGCGAGATAATATTTGTTTTCCGGTAGTCTCTCCCAGTGACTGCAAGTGTAATCCTCTGATATTGGGCCCATTAAATTGCCAAAGTCTCTGCCGAATAAGAAGACGGCTCCGATAGCCCGTGTAAAATCAACCCATCCTTTACCAGCTGTTTTCACTTTTGCGAGACGCGGTTCGGTACCATCTTCATTCGTTGCAATGTCATAAAAATCCCAACCTCCAAGGTTTTTTCGTGGAACAAATTCCAACCCTTCTCCTATTTTGCGAATTATTTCAGGTTGGTAgtcaatggccttttcaagAGCCTCAAATAAGTCATCGATGCGGTCACAGACTCGGTATTTGATATTTTCGCCTGATTCATCCTGTTCATATTCCTCATAAAGCTCCATACCAAGGTTTGCAAAATTGAAGAGAACTTCCATCGCTGCCGAGGCAGTATAAGGTTTCCTTGTTGCTTCTTCAAACATATCTGACTTGAAGAGAAACTTAAATGAAAGTTTGTCGGTCTTGTTGAACTCGAGAGATGCgcggaggagatgaagtAATGCATTCACTCCATCAACCAACCACCCACGTTTGCATTGAACGTCCCAAAGTACCATGTATTTCTGGGACAGAAATTCTAATTTCCGTCTGTAAGAGTCTTTGAGGATCTGTGGCGATGaatctttctttcccttAGCTGCTTCGTGATTAAATTGAATTGCTAGGCCCTTCGATATCAAAATGTCATTCGATTCGCAATCCTCCCGAAGTTTCCTTAAGCACGACCCATCAACGTTATAGTTTGCGTCGGCAGATCCTGAAGATGTTACTACTATCCAAGCATACGTAATCAAGTGAGGTTTCCTTACCAACAAGGTATCTTATTTGAGAAGACCAGCCAAGGATATGGCGACTATTTTTCAAGTCAGCCACGCTGACATCATTGGCGTGGATATCCATCCCGTCAAGATATGAGACGCGACCTCCATCCTTCCTCCACAGCAAGTGCCATAGCAGGATATTGTCGGAATACCGCGTTGGTACCAGCATTATCGAAAATCCCTTGATAAATATCTTGTTTTTAAAGGTATTTATGTAACGCGTCCCTGCCAGGAGCGCCATAGTGTCTAGACTTAGCTCAAGTCCTATGTTGGAAATTGGTCTCCGCAGGATGGGATAGCCTTTGACGATCACTGGATTTTGGAATAGCTGGTGCCAGCATTGGCCATTTGATATCTCGCCAGTGTCCTCAATCGCGTCGACGCCAAACCCGATGTTGCAGAAAAATGTTGTCGGAAGTCCTTCAGCCATATCTCTGGTTGAACTCGTTCCTATGTCACTCACAAAAGCACTAACGATAGCGACGCTGGTTTTATATGGAGATGAGCGAAGTGCTgagccaagccaagcgaGCTGTTCTCCGATGTCTGCTATAGAGTCTGCTGTCCCAGTGACTTGAAGGTTAAACTCTGGTCCTCGAGACCATACAACCAGCTGGGTTTTATCAGGAAGACTGTCTGAAATTATATTAGCATCCATAGTCACAATGCCAAGATAATCACATACAGAAAAATGGCATATTATTAGTATCACGCACTACACTCTTCATAACATGTAGAAGATGAATGCCAGATGACGGCCATGTCTGGCTAAGATATTGTGTAGTCGTCGCCGCTTGGGCATCAACTTTGGATCCGGTAATTGTAATAGCTCGCTCCACTGCTCTCTCGGGGCTTTCTGTGTATTCTTGTTCTTGCAAAAAAGAGCCTGGGTCCCAATCAGCAGTAAATGTCAAAGTAAAtcttttggcggcttcaCTTCTGCTGACCCTCTGGGATTTGGGCAGATAATCTATAATGGTTTTTCTGATATCGGTCTGTACATTTCCGGGCTCATCCATATACAGCTCTTTCTGTATATACTGTAATAGCCATTCATACGCTGGGTGCTGCGATATGAAGTCTCTATAGACGGAAAATTCTGGCAAAGAGTCGGTGGCCCGGTCTGCCTCGTCAAGATCGTCATCAGAATTACCATCCATAGCATCGTCCGGTTTCTTATTAAGAGCAGTATTGGGATCTTCCAAATTATCTGTATCCGGGTGCCAGTTGCTGATGGAATCAAAATCGACTCTGTCAGAACGAACACCAGTCTCTGTGATATAGCTCTGTATCATGGTATTGGAAATCTCGctatattttatataattagcaTCCCAGACACATTAAATACAATAATAAGGCCACTAACCGTCTGTATCTGCGCACAAAAACCATAACATCGCGACAGATCAATGCCGAACCACTCGACCCCACCTTCATAGCGAACGTCTGAAGATATAGAGGGAGAGCTTTGCGGACCCTTTCTAGgctttcttcatctggtGTAACTTTAAAAGCCTTATTCAGTAGATCATCCGCAAGCAGAGAGATATATGCATCCCTTTTCGATGGTTGAATATTGGGGCCTGCTGTGTATACTGAGGAAGCGTCATCCATGGATGGGTCCTCATTCTCCATGAAGCTTATATGGCCGGTATTAGATTCGTCAGAGTG from Trichoderma atroviride chromosome 3, complete sequence encodes the following:
- a CDS encoding uncharacterized protein (EggNog:ENOG41); translation: MAEEHKPVDVAAPVAEEVAAPAPVVVAEEAPVVETAIPVVEDKPAEETKPAETEEAAEAAKEEDKKEEEPAKPIEEGFLGHKAQGASFPKNLIASKAFFFFGAESVEADVLAAYKRAEKHAEVAQHNIAWAAHTGKGLLFIGDKKAPHGVINLADATEPETDGSHKFHLTAKGNKHSFKAASAAERDNWVAQLKEKIAEAKELATAVTESEVYKQTIESFKPAPKEEKTEAPKEEAAPVEEAAVPAEETAAKTEEAAKEEPVKDELKVKDNERRSASRKRTSFFGFGKKEEKKEEAKTEETPATETPAVVEPVPEVEAPATEEVPVAEPAVEGETKASEELQPESPKEKPTVNKRTSFFGNVFSKKEKKAAEAKPEIESPKEEEVPAAETAPVIPPVEATTPLAVDVASPATVPTETTEVAATNGDAKKEKEKRKSSLPFNFGKRDKSPGPAAEGDEKKGAFSKLRATIKGKGAAKSDEKAIEEAKEEDAIKEEETPATEEAAKTEEAVKEEAAATEEAPKPVEAEAENKPEDITTATPAVIAAA
- a CDS encoding uncharacterized protein (EggNog:ENOG41); this encodes MDPEAIKRAEKNEDESRDGRGNSPDFAIFSSNEDSYKHFACPFCQRDQQNASFERGGWETCAHNSWKEYHRDREHVYRKHTLPMNHCDRCFEDLKDAQSLLQHRSQLQCEQKENLYTTENVIPQLKIPMKRGIEESEKWKNMYRILFPEDIHIPSPFRDEQSYDIEETKQLQHWAEEVERIRKSPLLDARTQIQQIQGIIETDLRPIHATAHDDKENTQDVVMDEFQQFYSDRSHTDHQAIMRHADTGFSTVSHHALDRMSTMQTGISNDASTIGRHISSGSTVHRTSADDSGNVISIGNALGNKAHNWVDDYDKSGKALDFPELPGEIWKNPNLLEIRHTYNVPRDADGNATPLPRSRSRAGSYRDAEQSEALTSATDSGYASLPTHDYKRPVQNTETNEDQQLHSDESNTGHISFMENEDPSMDDASSVYTAGPNIQPSKRDAYISLLADDLLNKAFKVTPDEESLERVRKALPLYLQTFAMKVGSSGSALICRDVMVFVRRYRREISNTMIQSYITETGVRSDRVDFDSISNWHPDTDNLEDPNTALNKKPDDAMDGNSDDDLDEADRATDSLPEFSVYRDFISQHPAYEWLLQYIQKELYMDEPGNVQTDIRKTIIDYLPKSQRVSRSEAAKRFTLTFTADWDPGSFLQEQEYTESPERAVERAITITGSKVDAQAATTTQYLSQTWPSSGIHLLHVMKSVVRDTNNMPFFYSLPDKTQLVVWSRGPEFNLQVTGTADSIADIGEQLAWLGSALRSSPYKTSVAIVSAFVSDIGTSSTRDMAEGLPTTFFCNIGFGVDAIEDTGEISNGQCWHQLFQNPVIVKGYPILRRPISNIGLELSLDTMALLAGTRYINTFKNKIFIKGFSIMLVPTRYSDNILLWHLLWRKDGGRVSYLDGMDIHANDVSVADLKNSRHILGWSSQIRYLVGSADANYNVDGSCLRKLREDCESNDILISKGLAIQFNHEAAKGKKDSSPQILKDSYRRKLEFLSQKYMVLWDVQCKRGWLVDGVNALLHLLRASLEFNKTDKLSFKFLFKSDMFEEATRKPYTASAAMEVLFNFANLGMELYEEYEQDESGENIKYRVCDRIDDLFEALEKAIDYQPEIIRKIGEGLEFVPRKNLGGWDFYDIATNEDGTEPRLAKVKTAGKGWVDFTRAIGAVFLFGRDFGNLMGPISEDYTCSHWERLPENKYYLAASAEDLNTIMKRMGNPRANPPRLTNSLVWHPYNMALNTRCGCSILEETHCERAQVMWPRDIWAKVISPKEISRSLLPSTSPLLKDSGAVVFGHSTGIKWIWNDFGDPEKGELPLTDEESDDDSPPDSGIGLSLRSSTAHESQYARQDDHFFEHKHYKVAIICALPEELKAIRTLFDEIHQNLPKQESDANTYNLGRLGTHYVVAACLPVQEYGMNAASRVASDIEKSFPAVKWYFVVGIGGGIPSENHDIRLGDVVVSTGVIQHDMGKVMQKDSRITSTGLPQRPAPSMLTAISSVQSDKSVTHNILEAHIQDIVNLEPEYQSPGEDRDTLFYAIAEHEYGQKTCENCKGPHVPKKPRPPGPHIHYGFIASGNQVIKDAVTRDRIGAEMNVLCFEMEGAGVMVTGKCLVIRGICDYADSHKNDEWHKYAAATAAAYTKFFLLRIPNLDMQTREMVQVQKRSVSSVEEDGIYLAKRPRCHQE